A genomic segment from Tuwongella immobilis encodes:
- a CDS encoding thiamine phosphate synthase, which yields MDSRFSPAIERLLARFDAWEAEQSLTAERILAALVEDEESLPATRLVQAGLSLLRLRDWLTAPKVGISLSRGELLHTATQLCRESGQDQLTSDVLLLAVVELAPALCGQLVRLGFRPEQLRTAVVPENPLRPESLTPLQLSEPTELIATARVLDVGANRANESLRILDDYCRFVLEDRYLTESIKTVRHDLVATLNKLPDSLLLESRETIRDVGTRISTTGEFQRTEIREVARVNFKRLQEAFRSLEEFSKLLSVDVAAEIEALRYRVYTLEQAIVRGSDLRTRLRDLQLYVLLTGEQCVASLDWTIAEAAAGGAQIVQLREKNLPDRELFDRARRCADACRNAGILFIMNDRPDIARLVDADGVHLGQDDLTVQAARQILGPDKLIGVSTHNLTQLRQAILDGASYVGIGPAFATATKPHEPVAGLEFLRQAVTESTLPMFAIGGINLGTIQAVCDVGVTRVAVSSVIAQAEEPKLVAMALREALA from the coding sequence ATGGATTCGCGATTTAGTCCCGCCATTGAACGTCTGCTTGCTCGATTCGATGCCTGGGAAGCCGAGCAAAGTCTTACCGCCGAGCGAATCTTGGCCGCTTTGGTGGAAGACGAAGAAAGTTTACCCGCCACCCGCCTGGTTCAAGCCGGACTCTCGCTGCTGCGCTTGCGCGATTGGCTCACCGCCCCGAAGGTCGGCATCTCCCTGAGTCGTGGCGAACTGCTGCATACCGCCACGCAACTGTGCCGCGAGTCTGGCCAAGACCAACTCACCAGCGATGTGCTGCTGCTGGCGGTGGTCGAACTCGCCCCCGCACTCTGCGGTCAACTCGTTCGCCTGGGATTCCGCCCGGAACAGCTTCGCACGGCGGTTGTCCCGGAGAATCCACTCCGCCCCGAATCGCTCACCCCGCTCCAACTCAGCGAACCGACCGAACTCATTGCCACTGCACGGGTTTTGGACGTGGGGGCCAACCGCGCCAATGAATCGCTTCGGATTCTCGACGATTACTGCCGATTCGTCCTGGAAGACCGATACCTGACTGAATCGATCAAAACAGTTCGGCATGATTTGGTCGCCACCCTGAACAAACTCCCCGATTCGCTGCTGCTGGAATCGCGTGAGACGATTCGCGATGTTGGCACCCGCATCTCCACAACCGGCGAATTTCAACGCACCGAAATCCGCGAAGTCGCCCGAGTCAACTTCAAACGATTGCAAGAAGCCTTTCGCAGTCTGGAAGAATTCAGCAAACTGCTCTCCGTGGATGTCGCCGCCGAGATTGAAGCACTCCGCTACCGCGTCTACACCCTGGAACAAGCGATTGTGCGTGGCAGCGATCTGCGAACCCGACTGCGCGATCTGCAACTGTATGTGTTGCTCACCGGCGAACAGTGCGTCGCTAGCCTGGATTGGACCATCGCCGAAGCCGCCGCCGGCGGAGCGCAGATTGTCCAACTTCGAGAAAAGAACCTCCCGGATCGAGAACTATTCGATCGCGCTCGCCGATGTGCCGACGCCTGCCGCAATGCCGGAATCCTCTTCATCATGAACGACCGTCCGGATATCGCCCGCTTGGTCGATGCCGACGGCGTGCATCTGGGGCAAGACGATCTGACCGTGCAAGCCGCGCGGCAAATTCTCGGGCCAGACAAACTCATCGGCGTCAGCACGCACAACCTCACGCAGCTGCGACAAGCGATTCTCGATGGCGCGAGCTACGTCGGCATCGGGCCAGCCTTTGCAACCGCCACCAAACCGCATGAACCCGTTGCCGGCTTGGAATTTCTGCGCCAAGCCGTCACAGAATCGACGCTTCCGATGTTTGCCATTGGGGGGATCAATCTCGGGACGATTCAAGCCGTCTGCGATGTGGGCGTCACCCGAGTGGCGGTGAGTTCCGTCATCGCGCAAGCCGAGGAGCCCAAATTGGTTGCGATGGCACTGCGGGAAGCACTCGCCTGA
- a CDS encoding TolC family protein: MLGTTLRKLRQSPRTMVSLAVLVMLSGFSTPLVAQPPLPVEQPPIAPNGNGNGNGNGNGNGHGNGNGNGNGKIKRTHLPNVPIFSLHECRAIALQRQPALHAQAASLQAAIVGHQALQNNDGLIARVVAPDIRIRQQQSAKGVAIAHAEYTQLTHDTLYAVTRNYYSLVYAQQQLALLEDVLPELNAIVSNLRVLLREGGVRNLNDNSLDRLILIKTAIELKKVEAESGVERAAAALREAMGVDRSMMFQPLDLELPTISTPVDKETILSLATCQRGEVIQAGIGSEVFRLEIEAQGKYRFRPLVRTFATGSDIHAKAIPTGSRGAEYRPDAVGVEMPTSLAGKRQERMDRAALLSMRADAVLDKTVKLVTLEAENGYHVWDEASRKLAIAKEANAAANGLRNRFRDDTNPLDRREDPTLSLILIGQGRATYTEAQYQLILALANLERITAGGFQAGFPGAK, encoded by the coding sequence ATGCTCGGCACGACGCTTCGGAAACTTCGCCAGTCACCGCGAACGATGGTCTCGCTGGCCGTGTTGGTGATGCTCTCGGGCTTCTCCACTCCGCTGGTGGCTCAACCTCCGCTCCCCGTGGAACAACCGCCGATTGCCCCCAATGGAAACGGCAACGGGAATGGTAACGGGAACGGAAATGGCCACGGCAACGGCAACGGCAACGGCAACGGCAAGATCAAACGCACCCATTTGCCGAATGTCCCCATCTTCAGCCTGCACGAATGTCGCGCGATTGCCTTGCAGCGTCAGCCCGCCTTGCATGCCCAGGCCGCCAGTTTGCAAGCGGCGATTGTCGGCCATCAAGCCTTGCAGAATAACGATGGTTTGATCGCGCGAGTGGTTGCACCGGATATCCGAATCCGACAGCAGCAGTCTGCCAAGGGCGTCGCGATTGCCCATGCGGAATATACGCAATTGACGCACGATACGCTGTATGCGGTGACTCGGAATTATTACTCGCTGGTCTATGCCCAACAACAATTGGCGCTGTTGGAAGATGTGCTGCCGGAATTGAATGCGATTGTCAGCAATTTGCGCGTGCTGCTCCGCGAAGGGGGCGTGCGAAACCTCAATGATAACTCGCTTGATCGTCTCATTCTCATTAAGACGGCTATTGAACTCAAGAAGGTCGAAGCCGAATCTGGAGTCGAACGGGCGGCCGCTGCCCTGCGGGAAGCCATGGGGGTGGATCGCTCCATGATGTTTCAGCCCTTGGATTTAGAGCTGCCGACGATTTCGACACCCGTGGATAAAGAGACGATTCTGTCTCTGGCGACCTGTCAACGGGGAGAAGTGATTCAAGCGGGAATTGGCAGCGAAGTTTTCCGGCTTGAAATCGAAGCCCAAGGAAAGTATCGATTCCGACCGTTGGTGCGGACGTTTGCGACCGGGAGTGATATTCATGCGAAGGCGATACCGACCGGCTCACGCGGGGCGGAATATCGACCGGATGCCGTGGGGGTGGAAATGCCGACCTCGCTCGCGGGGAAACGGCAAGAACGAATGGACCGTGCAGCTTTGCTAAGTATGCGAGCGGATGCCGTGCTGGACAAGACGGTGAAGCTCGTCACGCTGGAAGCGGAGAACGGCTACCACGTCTGGGACGAAGCGAGTCGGAAATTGGCGATTGCCAAAGAAGCGAACGCGGCGGCCAACGGCCTGCGCAATCGCTTCCGCGATGACACCAATCCGCTCGATCGTCGAGAAGATCCCACGTTGAGTTTGATTTTGATCGGTCAGGGACGAGCGACCTACACTGAGGCCCAATATCAGCTGATCTTGGCCTTGGCGAATCTGGAACGGATTACGGCGGGCGGTTTTCAGGCGGGATTCCCGGGGGCGAAATGA
- a CDS encoding phosphate/phosphite/phosphonate ABC transporter substrate-binding protein, whose translation MMRASRLAVAALCLAVGPLALPSPAQEAIPVSRSKEAANQLRIGIMENMFRDLPRSLVFGVSKPFEQLLTAHTGMNGSMNLYAEADEMARKIRAGELELGVFHGYEFAWMKQKHPELEPLVVAVPMYRKSYACIVVGENSNVTCMADLAGKSVAMPNGVKEFARLYFDRGCNCETGKIKFDKVTNPLSTEDALDDVVDGIVDACVVDATALQSFANRKSGRYKRLKIACESIHFPMTVIACKKGSLSDTLVTRIKAGLTSAQSTAQGRTMMGLWKLAGFEAIPGDFEAQLQRTLKQYPAPAKN comes from the coding sequence ATGATGCGGGCAAGTCGATTGGCGGTAGCGGCGTTGTGTTTGGCGGTTGGCCCTCTGGCGCTGCCAAGCCCCGCGCAAGAAGCCATCCCCGTCTCGCGGAGCAAGGAGGCCGCCAACCAATTGCGGATCGGCATCATGGAAAATATGTTCCGTGATCTGCCCCGAAGTTTGGTGTTCGGCGTCTCCAAGCCGTTCGAGCAACTGCTCACCGCCCACACGGGCATGAACGGCTCGATGAATCTGTACGCTGAAGCCGATGAGATGGCCCGCAAAATTCGCGCTGGCGAGTTGGAATTGGGGGTATTCCACGGGTACGAATTCGCCTGGATGAAGCAGAAACACCCGGAACTGGAACCGCTCGTGGTTGCGGTGCCGATGTATCGCAAGTCCTACGCCTGCATTGTGGTAGGCGAAAACAGCAACGTGACCTGCATGGCTGACCTTGCGGGGAAGTCCGTGGCGATGCCCAACGGCGTGAAGGAATTCGCCCGCTTGTACTTTGATCGTGGTTGCAATTGCGAAACCGGCAAAATCAAATTCGACAAAGTGACCAATCCACTCTCCACCGAAGATGCTTTGGATGACGTGGTGGATGGCATTGTGGATGCCTGCGTGGTGGATGCCACCGCGTTGCAAAGTTTCGCCAATCGGAAAAGCGGTCGCTACAAGCGTCTAAAGATTGCTTGCGAATCGATTCACTTCCCGATGACGGTGATCGCTTGCAAGAAAGGCAGTTTGAGCGACACGCTGGTCACGCGAATCAAGGCCGGTCTGACCTCGGCGCAATCCACCGCTCAAGGCCGCACCATGATGGGCCTGTGGAAACTCGCGGGATTCGAAGCGATTCCCGGAGACTTTGAAGCGCAATTGCAGCGCACCTTGAAACAATATCCCGCGCCGGCCAAGAATTGA
- a CDS encoding DNA gyrase/topoisomerase IV subunit A codes for MAETIQPVSITRETRERYLRYALSVITSRALPDVRDGLKPVQRRILYTMYNDLRLYSDAKPRKCAKIVGDVTGNYHPHGGAAAYEALVRLAQDWVMLVPLVRGHGNFGSVDGDPPAADRYTEANLTPIADALMSELKQETVEFRPNYDNTQTEPIVLPAQFPNMLVNGCAGIAVGMATNVPPHNLAETIKAAVHLIENPEADTPALMKFIKGPDFPLGGKIIADKASLRKIYETGSGSIRIQGEWKLEDVGRKQFLVITSIPYGVDKGKLESDMGAIIGDRKLPQVLSLSNESNEKDGLRIAMEIKPGSDPQVILAYFYKHTSLQENFAYNLTCLVPGVDGKLKPEQLGLKPILQHFLTFRLETVRKRFEFELAALRRRIHILEGFRIVFNALDEAIRIIRGSTGKSDAAEKLIARFQLDIDQVTAILDAQLYKLATMEIQKILDELAEKQAAAAKIEAILSSETNLWGVVKSEMLALAEKYGNRRRSKMAGEEDVPEFDPEAYIVRENTNVVLTRDGWIKRVGRLTSVESTRVREGDEVLAVVPGSTLDHVVFLADDGTAYTMRINEIPVSSGYGEPISKFFKIADQVKIIQALPTDERFVPTELPPTNPEEPAGPYLLVATAHGYTLRTPFSAFRTASTKSGRKYARLADDDHVVLAQVIHGETGLMLAATSGHVIHFPIDSVSILAGVGRGVIGIRMDAGIRCLGGALIGNRHDALVVETTNGKTIELRRGAHPTINRGGKGTEVVKRSKLQRVVTPPIELPAWDKVDEKPDPKSREAERANDKAIDRPRLHSPDATPPDETE; via the coding sequence ATGGCGGAAACGATTCAACCGGTCTCCATTACCCGAGAAACCCGCGAACGCTACTTGCGCTACGCCCTCTCCGTCATCACCTCGCGGGCGTTGCCGGATGTCCGTGATGGACTCAAACCGGTGCAGCGTCGGATCTTGTATACGATGTACAATGATCTGCGGCTCTATTCGGATGCCAAGCCGCGGAAGTGTGCCAAGATCGTCGGCGACGTGACCGGGAACTATCACCCGCATGGCGGGGCGGCGGCGTATGAGGCACTCGTGCGGTTGGCCCAAGATTGGGTCATGCTCGTGCCGCTGGTGCGGGGCCATGGGAACTTCGGCTCGGTGGATGGCGATCCACCCGCGGCCGATCGATACACCGAAGCCAATCTCACGCCCATCGCCGATGCGCTGATGAGCGAGTTGAAGCAAGAAACGGTCGAATTCCGTCCGAACTACGATAATACGCAAACCGAACCGATTGTGCTGCCGGCCCAGTTCCCGAATATGCTGGTCAACGGCTGCGCGGGGATTGCCGTGGGCATGGCCACGAATGTGCCGCCGCACAATCTGGCGGAGACGATCAAGGCCGCGGTGCATCTCATCGAAAATCCCGAGGCCGATACCCCCGCGTTGATGAAATTCATCAAAGGGCCGGACTTTCCGCTGGGCGGAAAGATCATTGCGGATAAAGCCAGCCTGCGGAAAATTTACGAAACGGGCAGTGGCTCGATCCGCATTCAAGGCGAATGGAAGCTGGAAGACGTTGGCCGCAAGCAGTTTCTGGTCATCACGTCGATTCCCTACGGTGTCGACAAGGGCAAGCTCGAATCGGACATGGGGGCGATCATCGGCGACCGCAAATTGCCGCAAGTTCTGAGCCTGTCGAACGAATCGAACGAGAAAGACGGCCTGCGGATTGCCATGGAAATCAAGCCGGGGTCTGACCCGCAGGTGATTTTGGCATATTTCTACAAGCATACATCGCTGCAAGAGAATTTTGCGTATAATCTGACCTGTTTGGTGCCCGGTGTCGATGGCAAACTCAAGCCGGAACAGCTCGGCCTGAAACCGATTTTGCAACACTTTTTGACGTTCCGATTGGAGACGGTACGAAAGCGGTTTGAGTTTGAGTTGGCCGCGTTGCGTCGCCGCATTCATATCCTGGAAGGATTTCGGATTGTCTTCAATGCGTTGGATGAAGCAATCCGAATCATTCGCGGTTCCACGGGCAAATCCGACGCCGCCGAGAAACTCATCGCCCGCTTCCAACTGGACATCGATCAGGTGACCGCGATCCTCGATGCCCAGTTGTACAAACTGGCGACGATGGAAATTCAAAAGATTCTCGACGAACTCGCCGAGAAACAAGCGGCGGCCGCCAAAATCGAAGCGATTCTATCCTCCGAAACGAATCTGTGGGGCGTTGTCAAATCGGAGATGCTGGCGTTGGCGGAGAAATACGGCAACCGTCGCCGCTCGAAGATGGCCGGGGAGGAAGATGTCCCGGAATTCGATCCCGAAGCCTACATCGTGCGGGAAAATACCAACGTCGTGCTCACGCGCGATGGCTGGATCAAGCGCGTCGGGCGGTTGACCTCAGTGGAATCGACCCGCGTGCGCGAAGGCGACGAAGTGCTGGCGGTGGTGCCCGGAAGCACGTTGGATCATGTCGTGTTTCTGGCCGATGATGGCACGGCATATACCATGCGCATCAACGAAATTCCGGTGAGTTCGGGATACGGCGAGCCAATTAGCAAATTCTTCAAAATCGCCGATCAGGTGAAGATCATCCAAGCGTTGCCGACGGATGAGCGATTTGTGCCAACGGAGCTGCCGCCGACGAATCCGGAGGAACCCGCCGGGCCGTATCTCCTGGTGGCGACAGCACATGGGTACACGCTGCGGACTCCGTTTTCGGCATTCCGCACGGCCTCGACCAAGAGCGGACGAAAATACGCACGATTGGCTGATGATGATCATGTGGTGCTGGCTCAGGTCATTCATGGCGAGACGGGACTGATGCTGGCGGCAACCTCGGGGCATGTGATTCATTTCCCGATTGATTCGGTCAGTATCTTGGCGGGTGTCGGTCGCGGCGTCATCGGCATTCGCATGGATGCCGGCATCCGCTGCCTGGGGGGAGCGCTGATTGGCAACCGGCACGATGCGCTGGTGGTCGAGACGACCAACGGCAAGACCATCGAACTGCGGCGCGGTGCCCATCCGACCATCAACCGAGGCGGCAAGGGGACCGAAGTGGTCAAACGCTCCAAGTTGCAGCGGGTTGTGACTCCACCCATCGAACTCCCGGCCTGGGATAAAGTCGATGAAAAGCCCGATCCGAAATCGCGGGAAGCCGAACGAGCGAATGACAAAGCCATCGACCGACCTCGGCTGCATTCGCCAGACGCGACCCCGCCTGACGAAACCGAATAA
- a CDS encoding DNA gyrase/topoisomerase IV subunit B encodes MNAAAKQYSAAEITVLEGLEPVRVRPSMYIGSTDSKGLHHLVWEIVDNAVDEYLNGHADTITVTLHRSLDAVTVQDNGRGIPVDLHPKHNRPALELILTTLHSGAKFGEGDSYIHSGGLHGVGSSVVNALSRRLVATIRRDGFEWNQTFSRGLPISTLQRGNPTRQHGTMMYFEPDEQIFRTTRMDADWIRSHLDDMAYIHSKLKIFFKNEATGETFDLAHPGGLGEFLQRLIRDGQKPTITDSPFLLSKSTGEKIEVALQWTDSTDESFRSYVNGIRTAMGGTHENGFRSAIVKAVRNYMSTHDIKTKGLEITAEDIREGVVGVLSVFVREPMFQGQTKERLNNPELTATVEGFVRPALETWLNGNPSAADSIIGRIIMAARARLASREAVVEVKRKSVTSRRLNLPGKLADCKSSELDETELFIVEGDSAGGSAKQGRNNKTQAVLPLRGKILNGEGLSTAKVLQNSELHDLVSAIGTGAGDKFNLAGLRYGKIILLMDADADGHHISTLLMDFFFRHMPELIRKGHVYLAQPPLYRINIGKETQWARDDAHKEAILAKLRANAKPEITRFKGLGEMDAKVLGETTLDPRYRTLLKVQIDSNLDADQTFDHLLGKEAAHRYRFIMREAEKADLDDLDV; translated from the coding sequence ATGAACGCAGCAGCCAAGCAATACAGTGCCGCCGAAATTACGGTGTTGGAAGGGCTGGAGCCGGTCCGGGTCCGCCCGTCGATGTACATTGGCAGCACCGATAGCAAAGGGCTGCATCATCTGGTGTGGGAAATTGTCGACAATGCGGTGGATGAATACCTCAACGGCCATGCCGATACCATCACCGTCACGCTGCATCGCAGTTTGGATGCGGTCACGGTGCAAGACAACGGTCGGGGCATTCCCGTCGATTTGCACCCCAAGCATAACCGGCCCGCGCTGGAATTGATTCTGACAACGCTGCACTCGGGGGCGAAGTTCGGCGAGGGCGATTCGTACATCCACTCCGGCGGTCTGCACGGTGTCGGCTCATCGGTCGTGAATGCGCTATCTCGACGACTGGTGGCCACGATTCGACGCGATGGGTTTGAGTGGAATCAGACCTTTTCGCGAGGGTTGCCCATCTCCACGCTGCAACGGGGGAATCCGACGCGGCAGCATGGCACGATGATGTATTTTGAACCGGATGAGCAGATCTTTCGCACCACGCGGATGGATGCAGATTGGATTCGCTCGCATCTGGACGACATGGCCTACATTCACAGCAAATTGAAGATTTTCTTCAAGAATGAAGCCACGGGCGAGACCTTCGATTTGGCCCATCCTGGCGGCTTGGGTGAGTTTTTGCAGCGGCTCATCCGCGATGGGCAGAAGCCGACCATCACCGATAGTCCGTTTCTGCTGTCGAAATCGACTGGCGAGAAAATCGAAGTCGCCCTGCAATGGACCGATTCCACCGATGAATCGTTCCGATCGTATGTCAACGGCATCCGCACCGCCATGGGTGGCACCCACGAGAACGGCTTCCGCTCCGCGATTGTCAAGGCGGTGCGCAACTACATGTCCACGCACGACATCAAGACGAAGGGGCTGGAGATAACCGCCGAGGACATCCGCGAGGGCGTCGTCGGGGTGCTGTCGGTCTTTGTGCGCGAGCCGATGTTCCAGGGGCAAACCAAAGAACGGCTGAACAATCCTGAGTTGACCGCCACGGTCGAAGGATTTGTCCGCCCGGCGTTGGAAACGTGGCTGAACGGCAATCCCTCCGCTGCCGATTCGATCATCGGTCGCATCATCATGGCCGCTCGCGCTCGACTGGCATCGCGTGAGGCGGTCGTCGAGGTGAAGCGCAAGTCTGTCACCAGTCGGCGGTTGAATCTGCCGGGCAAGTTGGCCGACTGCAAATCCAGCGAATTGGACGAGACGGAATTGTTCATCGTCGAAGGCGATTCGGCGGGTGGTTCGGCGAAGCAGGGCCGCAACAACAAGACGCAAGCCGTGCTGCCGCTGCGGGGTAAAATCCTCAACGGCGAGGGGTTATCCACCGCGAAAGTGCTGCAAAATTCCGAATTGCACGACCTCGTTTCGGCGATTGGAACGGGTGCCGGGGACAAGTTCAATCTCGCCGGGTTGCGGTATGGCAAAATTATTCTGCTGATGGATGCCGATGCGGATGGCCACCACATCTCGACGCTGCTGATGGATTTCTTCTTCCGGCATATGCCCGAATTGATCCGCAAGGGGCACGTTTATCTCGCGCAACCGCCGTTGTATCGCATCAACATCGGCAAGGAAACCCAATGGGCGCGGGATGATGCGCACAAGGAAGCGATCCTGGCCAAACTGCGGGCCAACGCCAAGCCGGAAATCACCCGATTCAAGGGCTTGGGCGAAATGGATGCGAAGGTGCTGGGCGAAACGACCCTCGATCCCCGCTATCGCACGCTGTTGAAAGTGCAGATCGATTCGAATTTGGATGCCGATCAGACTTTCGACCATTTGCTTGGCAAAGAGGCGGCGCATCGCTATCGTTTTATTATGCGGGAAGCGGAGAAAGCAGATCTGGATGATCTCGACGTGTGA
- a CDS encoding Hsp20/alpha crystallin family protein produces MARQSSPFGKMMFGAAESSAWTPAADIYRLADGWLVKFDLAGVRPEDVTITLQGTQLILRGVRRDWFVETGCQQYCMEIAYSHFERVLTLPSCLDQLHIQTEFRHGMFLIRLFTEGTTP; encoded by the coding sequence ATGGCACGTCAGTCGTCGCCGTTTGGAAAGATGATGTTTGGCGCGGCGGAATCGTCCGCCTGGACCCCGGCGGCGGATATCTACCGGCTGGCCGATGGCTGGCTGGTGAAATTCGATCTCGCCGGCGTTCGACCCGAAGATGTCACCATCACCCTGCAGGGAACGCAGTTGATCCTGCGGGGAGTTCGACGCGATTGGTTTGTCGAAACCGGTTGCCAGCAATACTGCATGGAGATTGCCTATAGTCATTTCGAGCGGGTGTTGACGCTCCCGTCTTGTCTGGATCAATTGCACATTCAGACCGAGTTTCGCCACGGCATGTTCCTGATTCGGCTGTTTACCGAAGGAACCACCCCATGA
- the lon gene encoding endopeptidase La, protein MNDPEIPLPLTESAAETDAAPDSASTPIAEGEVTPIAEGEVTVEGNLPVSEPPAPPERLLPVLPLRNTVLFPGMFMPFAVGRPGSLAAVEVALSGEEKTLLLVAQHPGTAEDAITPEHLYTTATRGVIKRMNRTDEAMELIVQGIERVRISRIDQVEPYLRAAYEVVPLPTDTDTEVEALQRAIIEQANQAMQLVQPQMTVNAQQLLSNATEPIKLVYLLGSMMSLAVEKEQSLLEAASQKDALALLHSYLSHELQVLQLRQKIAAQAQSEMSREQRDYFLRQQLRAIQEELGEKTPEKAEVEALRQRLEEADLPDAVRKEATRDLNRLERLPAMAPDYQVTRTYLELVLELPWKKTTTDQLDLDHARKVLDDDHFGLGEIKERILEHLAVLKLNPHAKAPILCLVGPPGVGKTSLGQSIARALGRVFERMSLGGLHDESELRGHRRTYIGAMPGRIIQAVRRAGVRNPMLLLDELDKLGRDYRGDPAAALLEILDPAQNHTFRDNYLDQPFDLSQIFFIATANTLDTLPRPLLDRMEVLRLSGYSEDEKLQIANRYLLPRAKSETGLANAEIRVPESTLRAVIAGYTREAGCRQLERAMLRMMRKLALGVAKDDQPAATEVTPAMLTELLGPPMFVPDERPSTLPPGVSTGLAWTESGGDVLTIEATRLPGGRGLRITGQIGKVMRESVKAAQSYVWSHAESLGIPPERFRDSGLHVHVPAGAVPKDGPSAGVALVSALTSLYRNVPLRRDTAMTGEITLSGLVLPIGGVKEKVLAAKRLGLGRVILPKANEKDLRDVPEAVRESLEIILADHLRDVLTAAFPPQ, encoded by the coding sequence ATGAACGACCCGGAAATCCCCCTCCCACTGACGGAATCAGCCGCGGAGACCGATGCCGCTCCCGACTCGGCGAGTACCCCAATCGCGGAAGGCGAAGTCACGCCAATCGCGGAAGGCGAAGTTACTGTGGAGGGGAATCTGCCTGTCAGCGAACCGCCTGCGCCGCCGGAACGGTTGCTTCCCGTGCTGCCGCTGCGCAATACCGTTCTGTTCCCCGGAATGTTTATGCCGTTTGCTGTCGGTCGTCCCGGATCGCTGGCTGCGGTCGAGGTCGCCCTATCTGGGGAAGAAAAGACGCTCCTCCTGGTCGCGCAACATCCTGGCACCGCTGAGGATGCGATCACGCCCGAGCATCTCTATACCACCGCCACGCGCGGCGTCATCAAGCGGATGAATCGCACCGACGAGGCGATGGAACTCATCGTCCAAGGCATCGAGCGGGTGCGGATTTCCCGAATCGATCAGGTGGAGCCGTATCTGCGGGCTGCCTACGAGGTCGTGCCGCTGCCCACGGACACCGATACCGAAGTCGAAGCGCTGCAACGAGCCATCATCGAGCAGGCGAATCAGGCGATGCAACTGGTGCAGCCGCAGATGACCGTTAATGCGCAGCAACTGCTGTCCAACGCGACGGAGCCGATCAAACTCGTCTACTTACTTGGTTCGATGATGTCGCTGGCGGTCGAAAAAGAGCAATCGCTGCTGGAAGCCGCCAGCCAGAAAGATGCACTGGCGCTGCTGCACAGCTATCTGTCGCACGAGTTGCAGGTGTTGCAATTGCGTCAGAAAATTGCGGCCCAAGCGCAATCGGAAATGTCCCGCGAACAACGGGATTATTTCCTTCGCCAGCAGTTGCGGGCCATTCAGGAAGAACTCGGCGAGAAGACCCCCGAGAAGGCCGAAGTCGAAGCCTTGCGCCAACGGCTGGAAGAGGCCGATCTCCCCGACGCGGTCCGCAAGGAAGCCACCCGCGATCTCAACCGCTTGGAACGTCTCCCGGCGATGGCCCCCGATTACCAAGTGACCCGCACCTACTTGGAACTGGTGCTGGAACTCCCCTGGAAGAAGACGACCACCGATCAACTCGACCTCGACCATGCGCGCAAGGTGTTGGACGACGATCACTTCGGACTCGGCGAAATCAAGGAACGCATTCTCGAACATTTGGCCGTGCTGAAACTCAATCCCCACGCCAAAGCCCCGATTCTCTGCTTGGTCGGGCCACCGGGCGTCGGCAAAACGTCGCTGGGGCAGTCGATTGCTCGCGCACTCGGGCGCGTCTTTGAGCGAATGAGTCTGGGCGGCCTGCATGATGAATCCGAATTGCGAGGCCATCGTCGCACCTACATTGGTGCGATGCCGGGGCGAATCATTCAGGCCGTGCGCCGCGCAGGCGTTCGCAATCCGATGCTGCTGTTGGACGAACTCGACAAACTGGGCCGCGATTACCGAGGCGATCCGGCGGCCGCGCTACTGGAAATCCTCGACCCCGCGCAGAATCATACCTTCCGCGACAACTATCTCGATCAGCCGTTCGACCTGTCGCAGATTTTCTTCATCGCCACGGCCAATACGCTGGACACGCTCCCGCGTCCGCTTCTAGATCGCATGGAAGTGCTGCGGCTGTCGGGCTATAGCGAAGATGAAAAACTGCAGATTGCCAACCGCTATCTGCTGCCGCGTGCGAAATCGGAAACTGGATTGGCGAATGCGGAAATCCGCGTCCCGGAATCGACCCTGCGTGCGGTCATCGCCGGGTATACCCGCGAAGCTGGTTGCCGTCAGTTGGAACGGGCGATGCTGCGGATGATGCGAAAACTCGCGCTGGGAGTCGCCAAAGACGATCAACCCGCCGCCACCGAAGTGACACCCGCGATGCTGACGGAACTACTTGGCCCGCCAATGTTTGTGCCGGATGAGCGGCCCAGCACACTGCCGCCGGGAGTCTCCACCGGGTTGGCGTGGACCGAATCGGGCGGGGATGTGCTGACCATCGAAGCGACTCGATTGCCAGGCGGACGCGGCCTGCGCATCACTGGGCAGATTGGCAAAGTCATGCGCGAATCGGTCAAAGCCGCCCAAAGTTATGTTTGGTCGCACGCGGAATCGCTTGGTATCCCGCCGGAGCGATTTCGGGATAGCGGCCTGCATGTCCACGTTCCCGCCGGGGCAGTGCCCAAAGATGGCCCCTCGGCAGGCGTTGCGCTCGTGAGTGCGTTGACGTCGCTCTACCGGAATGTGCCGCTGCGACGCGATACCGCCATGACCGGGGAAATCACGCTTTCGGGGCTGGTGCTGCCAATCGGCGGCGTGAAAGAGAAAGTCCTTGCCGCCAAACGACTTGGGTTGGGTCGGGTGATTCTGCCCAAGGCGAATGAAAAAGATCTGCGGGATGTGCCGGAAGCGGTGCGCGAGTCGCTCGAAATCATCCTGGCCGATCATCTGCGAGATGTGCTGACGGCCGCATTTCCGCCACAGTAA